From one Solanum stenotomum isolate F172 chromosome 12, ASM1918654v1, whole genome shotgun sequence genomic stretch:
- the LOC125848672 gene encoding pentatricopeptide repeat-containing protein At1g55890, mitochondrial-like — protein sequence MELYISISLLSKVLFSAKISNLMSTSSSLRCVKGIFAGKDRAINQPITSSRPTDRAQAIVDSFKKSSECPKFRLKRFQYEITVHQLTEAKHKSGIIDIIEHQKNYPDIRNEAFVARLILLYGKAKMDHHARKLFDEMPQLNWPRTVFSFNALLEAYLKSEKYDKIGGLFRELPPKLSIEPDLVSYNTGIKALCRAGLLDSAVYLMDEIENHGIKLNIVTCNTLLKAFHESKRFSEAESLWAMMEKRNIIPDLCSYNIKLTSLVKAKEVSKAIQFFEEIVNKGFKPDNFSYSAMIKMYVTKGNLEEVNKWYEKMTQNGCLPDVSTLTILISFACSAKKIDFALDLCKKAMNSRKAIHNTIMQRVVNCLVEHSKIENARELVTLAESYKSFPYELSLPLHS from the coding sequence TCGAAAGTGCTGTTCAGCGCCAAAATAAGCAATCTAATGTCTACTTCTTCATCTCTCCGCTGTGTGAAAGGCATCTTCGCCGGAAAAGACAGAGCAATAAATCAGCCCATTACTTCTTCAAGACCCACCGATCGAGCCCAAGCAATTGTAGACTCTTTCAAAAAATCATCGGAATGCCCCAAATTCCGACTGAAACGCTTCCAATATGAAATCACCGTTCACCAACTTACCGAAGCCAAACACAAATCCGGCATTATAGATATCATAGAACATCAAAAAAACTATCCTGATATTCGTAACGAAGCGTTTGTTGCCCGTCTTATTCTTCTTTATGGCAAAGCGAAAATGGATCATCATGCACGTAAGTTGTTCGATGAAATGCCTCAACTAAATTGGCCGCGCACTGTCTTTTCCTTCAATGCCCTACTGGAAGCATATCTTAAATCAGAGAAATATGATAAAATCGGCGGCTTGTTTCGCGAATTGCCCCCGAAATTGTCAATTGAGCCTGATTTGGTGTCGTATAACACTGGGATTAAGGCATTGTGCAGGGCTGGTTTGTTGGATTCTGCTGTGTATTTGATGGATGAGATTGAAAATCATGGGATTAAGCTGAATATTGTCACTTGTAACACGTTATTAAAAGCATTTCATGAAAGCAAAAGGTTTTCTGAAGCTGAAAGTTTGTGGGCTATGATGGAAAAGAGAAATATTATCCCTGATCTTTGCAGTTACAATATTAAATTAACTAGTTTGGTTAAAGCTAAGGAGGTTTCAAAGGCGATTCAGTTCTTCGAGGAGATCGTTAACAAGGGTTTCAAACCGGATAATTTCAGTTACAGTGCTATGATAAAAATGTATGTTACTAAGGGGAATCTGGAGGAGGTCAACAAGTGGTATGAGAAGATGACGCAAAACGGATGTCTTCCGGATGTTTCAACATTGACGATACTTATTAGTTTTGCTTGTAGCgccaaaaaaattgattttgcttTGGATTTGTGCAAGAAAGCAATGAATTCACGCAAAGCTATTCATAATACAATAATGCAGAGGGTTGTCAATTGTTTGGTTGAGCATTCTAAGATTGAAAATGCGAGAGAACTGGTTACGTTGGCTGAGTCTTATAAGAGCTTTCCGTATGAGCTTTCCTTGCCTTTGCATAGCTAG